The genome window ACCGTAATCCAACTTCCCACATTTTGAGTATATATCAACTAAACCAGTGGCAACCTCTCTTCTTGTAATGAAGCCAGATCTCATCAGATAGCTGTGTAAACTCATGACCTGCTGTAGATCAGCTTCAATGGCATATGCAGGAAGTATGCTCTTTACTGTTGCATCATTAGGTTTTACATCTTCTGAAAGCATTTGTTTAAAAAGCAGTATGGCTTCTCCTGAAAGCTCATTATGAAGACACCCAGAGAGAACTGCATTCCACGGGACAGTTCTCTTCTTTGAAGTCTTGGTGAACACCTTAAAGCTAAGTTTAGAACAGTTACATTTTGCATACATGTCAATAAGCGCAGTTTCTACATTAGCATCACTGTCAAGTTTCTGCCTGATAGCCCACCCATGTAGGCATTTACCAAGTTTACTATCACATAGACTTGCACAAGCTGCAAGAAACGAAGCCAAAGTTATTGCATTAGGCTTTACACCTTCAAACTGCATTGTTCGACATAACTGCAATGCAGAGGTTATGTCACCATCCAAAATGTACCCATTCACCATAGTAGTCCATGTCACCACATCTCTCCCTATCATCTTATCAAAAACCAACTGTGCCTCATCCATTTTACTGCATTTCACATACATATCCACAAGTGCATTTCTAACAGGCAATAGGTCCCAAAAACCTTTCTCTTCAGCCAGTGAATGAACCTCTCTTCCAACTTTCACGTCTTTTAAATATCCACAAACGGGCAACACAGAAAGCACAGTGGCACAATCAGCATCCACTCCCATTTCTGTCATTTGCCTGAAAACCATCAATGCCTCCTTGGCACTGCCATTTCTGAAATACCCACCAATCATAATGTTCCAAGACACCACAGTTCGCTCCTGCATTACATCAAAGACCCTCCTTGCCCCCTCTTTATCTCCACAATTCATATACATCACCAGCAATGAATTCCCCATAAATGCATTCAGGACAACCCCACTTAACACTGCCAGACCATGAACAACAACCCCAAGGTCACGCAACAACAAATCACCACAGGCCCGAATCACAAACGGAAACGTATACCTATCAGGCACATGATGACCGGACCGGAGCATTTCACCAAAGAGCTTGAGCGCATCGTGGGGAGCCCCAGTTTCAGCGTACATTCTTATCATGGCCTTGTAAGAGAGCAAGGTTCTCAAAGGCAATTCGTCGAACAGTTTGCGAGCATTCAAAGTCCGACCGCAGAGCGCGTACCCAGCCGTCAGGAGGGAAAGGAAATGCGTGGAGTTATCTTCTAGGAGGCCAATCCTGATAGTGCGGGCATGCACTTGCTTGGTAGTAGCTAAAGACTTGGTGATGGAGCAATGGTATAACAGTGATTCGCATTGTGCGGCGGCGCCGGCGGCCTTGGCAGCTGCTGGTATGGAAAGAAGATGTTTCAAGGTTTTCGACAGCGGCTGGGATGGACCATTCATGAATCCAATCCGTCTACTGCGTGGGAAAGAGGCACCAAAACGATTCAATAAATACCCACCGTTCTAGAACTTGTTGATTCGTTGGTACAAATTTTGCAGTGGGAGCATGCGGTTTCAGTTTGTGATGAAAGAATGTATGATAGAACGCAGGAAAGTTGAAAACAGCAGACTTTATATGGCACCCAATTTTAGACTTTGTCCAGTTAGTGAATACGATTCTTGTATTATATTGTTGGGCGTTGATCGGGTAGGCTGAGTTTAGTCTTATTGGACACTACTGAATTTAAGACGTAACATTGTGGCTTATTATGAAAGATGTGGATTGACAATCACATAGCCAAATAACTCTATCGCTAAACGTGAAGTCAAGTCCAATCTAAGATAAGAATTTAAGACGTAacgttgtggcttaccatgaaAGAAATGTAGATTGACAATCATATAGTCAAAAAACTCTGTGGTTAAACGTGCAAGTCAAGTCCATCCCGGATAGGGTGTGGGCTTTGGACGTAGGTCGGGAGGAAAACGGAAGCTAAGGACCGAGTGGGATGTAGGCGTAGGTTGGGATGGAAGCGGAAGCCAAGGACCCAGTATGTTGCGCAACTGAGCGGGATGGAAGCGGAAGCTAAGGACCGAGTATGCTGCGCAACTGAGCTTGGTGGTCAAAGGTTATGATAGGTGCATTCTCGTATCATATGATTACGATTTCAATTCTTGTTAACACTCTCTTGGGCAGCTTACGAGTACTTTTCCCAACCAACTAGACTCAGGTTGTTCATTCATAACTTGATCCCTATATCTAAGAGATTAGACCTATTGATTGGGTTACacaaattattttgtacaataagtttgataaaatttgattaaatataacaaaaaccATACTTTTGCATCTATCTTTGGCCTTCAAAACATTCGCATAATTATGTATCACCTAGACTAGATGAAGAAAATCTCTTTGATTATCAATAAAATGCAGACTACACATTGGATTGAGCAGGAGTTTCACATACATTCTCAAAAATCCCACACACCAACAACAAACcacaacaaagaaagaaagaaagaaagaaacaaggtTTCATGACAAATTTAATCTCTTCCTAGGACATCTACCTCTATCACAGACTAATTATTGGCAATGGAGAACTCCTGTTTCATCCAGACATAACAAGATTAGTAGAAAACAACGAAGAAACGCGGACCCAATGGCCAATTAAGCAAAATCTTACCCAATGTGGTGCAGGGTGGAGTGTTTAATCTGCAAATCTTACAGTCTTATGCCTGTTGGCAAAACCAGCCCTTCCTTCCATCTTCGCTGGCAAAGGTGCAGAGAAGACGAAAGTTCCATTATCACCCTGATCGAGCCTAATGCCAAACTTGCCTTCTTTTCTGGAACGGTAATTTGGCTCAGTTTCAGCATCACTGCTCCCCCGCGACCCTCCACCATCCTCCAACTGAGCTTCCTCATCAACCTCAACGTCTTTCAACGAGACACCAAGATCCTCAACTCGCCTGCAAAGATTTTCTATAAGCTCTTCATTGCCATCGACTAATACTTCCCCATCCCCATCGACCCCATCAGCTTCCCTGTCTGAAACCGGTTTGAGGTTCACTCGAGGATacctaaaaatatcaccatcCTCAGCAAAGCTCACACCTTTGTTTACTTTGGAGTTAACCCCACAATTCATTTTACCCAAACCACCCTTTCTCAGAACCCCAGACTTCTTCTTAACTACTGAAACTCTAGGGCTTTCAAATTCctcatcatcctcttcttcttcttcttcttcttcttccacagATTTCCTCAGCTCAAGATACTTATTGATAATACTCTCCATTCTTTCCATTTCCTGAAGCACATGAACCCTAGATTTGCTCTTAGCACAACCATTCTTCACTATTCTACTTGAAAGACTGTAACTTTCCACATCAATTAACTCAATTAACTTAACTAATTCTCGGGTAATCGAGTTTTTACCATCTCTGATCATTGGGTCACTGTCCTGCAACCAAACCCCCATATCACATTTTCAACATAgccatatataaatttataccgCAAAAACTTGTGTCACTAAGACTGgtcgaatctttgattaatgaagccAAAAAATCGACCCATTAGTTAAAGATTTGACCCATaaatcaaaaattcaaaatttttaaccgTTTTAAGGATTGAGACAGTGAAATggtcacacaagtgttacccaatTTATACACTCTGCAAAAATAGATGGAGTAATTGACAGTTTACCTGGATGGCACCGAGTTGAAGAAGCAAGTTCTTGGCTTTGTGAGAGACGGCTTGGGGATCGATATTGGGAGCTGAGGATTTGAGAGTGTTGAGGGCGGATTTGATGGAAGCGAGCTCCTTGAGGTGGCGAAGGGTTCTTGATCTGCGGACGAGGAAGGCTCGGAAGTGGGTCTGGATGGTACGAGCAGCCGTGTCGCGGAGGGAGTGAGAAGAAACggagcggcggcggcggcggagagaAGATTCCAGAGTGGCGATGCGGCGTAGAAGGGAGGAGAAAACGGGCTGGGGGTCCACCCGTTGGTGGTGGAGCTCTTGAACGTAAGATTTTCCGGTTTGATTGAGACATTGGGTGTTGTAGGGTGGATTTGGGGAGGGATCAAAGAAGTGGGGATGGTGATGTGGGTTGTTGAAGCAAGGTGGTGGAGAATGTAGGTTTGGTGGGGGAGGGTGGTGGGGTATGGGGATGGAGCAGTAATAGCACGCCGTGGGGGCGGCGGAGGAGGAGTGGCAGAtgcagtggtggtggtggtgaaggTTGGAGGCCATTCCGGCAGGAATCTTTTGGTCGGAGCGAGGCGTTAAGGGGAGATGGTTTTAGAGTTTTGATTACCTCTTTCGCTTTGGTGCGGTGTGGACCCGCCCTGTAAGATGCCTTTGTATTGAACCCAATATTAAAACTTACTAAAATTAACCAGTTTAGTTGGCTTAAACTGTGGTAGACTCTCACACTTAAGAGACCAGCACTTTGTCCGATAATTAGAAGTTCGAATTCCATCTCGTATGAAAAATCGATTTGATCAGCACTTTGTCTCATAATTAGAAAGGTTCGACGCGAATATGATATGGATTTAAATGTGTCATtgcaaaataaatttcaaatgcATTTACAACTTACTCTctcaaaatttgatttttgtgtgGAAGTTATCTATTGATCTTTTTTGTTAATgtactaaaattataaaatgtgTCTCAACTGCATTATGTCTCTAGGCAAAACTGATAACTTCAACCCACAACGTACATAGTTCTCTTGAAGTTTGACTCCCCGTGAGAATTGTTTATTAATCTTATTAGTTTGAGCCGGTTAGAgcaacctaggctgatttacatcactaagagagagagagagatggagagagaagaaggaaaaagaggTTTGACGGTGAAAAAAAAGTATCACTACGAGAGAGAGGAAGGagagagaagaaggaaaaagaaaacgGAAAAAAGAGGTCGGACGTTGAAAAAAGTATCACTACGAGAGAGAGgagggagagagaaaaagaaaaaaaaacggaAAAAAGAGGTTTGGCGCTGAAAAAAGTATCACTAAGAGAGAGAGGAAGGAcagagaagaaggaaaaagaaaaatgaaaaaagaggtctaacgttaaaaaaaaaatagactaaTAGACACTCCAGTAGGCGCACGTCTCCAGCACGTGAAGCCAGGTAGAATGCTTTGCTTCCATTTCTCAATCAATGAGTCCTACAAAAGTCTTGCACTCGCATGAgtaaaaatcaacaaaaaaatctCATCCCACATCAACAAAAAACCAATCCCCtatatctcaaaaaaaaaaaaaaacaaatcccttatggaaagaaaaaaaaaaacaattaattttctttatacTGTTTCAAAAACTATTAAAAGTCCATTAGTGGTGATGCTTGGGAAACTTAAACTAATTTACCTTAATTTACCTTTTACGGTAAATGATCCTT of Ipomoea triloba cultivar NCNSP0323 chromosome 3, ASM357664v1 contains these proteins:
- the LOC116013402 gene encoding pentatricopeptide repeat-containing protein At5g39350, with the protein product MNGPSQPLSKTLKHLLSIPAAAKAAGAAAQCESLLYHCSITKSLATTKQVHARTIRIGLLEDNSTHFLSLLTAGYALCGRTLNARKLFDELPLRTLLSYKAMIRMYAETGAPHDALKLFGEMLRSGHHVPDRYTFPFVIRACGDLLLRDLGVVVHGLAVLSGVVLNAFMGNSLLVMYMNCGDKEGARRVFDVMQERTVVSWNIMIGGYFRNGSAKEALMVFRQMTEMGVDADCATVLSVLPVCGYLKDVKVGREVHSLAEEKGFWDLLPVRNALVDMYVKCSKMDEAQLVFDKMIGRDVVTWTTMVNGYILDGDITSALQLCRTMQFEGVKPNAITLASFLAACASLCDSKLGKCLHGWAIRQKLDSDANVETALIDMYAKCNCSKLSFKVFTKTSKKRTVPWNAVLSGCLHNELSGEAILLFKQMLSEDVKPNDATVKSILPAYAIEADLQQVMSLHSYLMRSGFITRREVATGLVDIYSKCGKLDYGHKIFNEVPQKERDIVLWGAIIAGYGAHGHGEIAISLFNQMVHSQIEPNEITFTSVLHACSHAGLVDDGLSLFNFMRRCHPAYLGPHHYTCMVDLFGRAGRLEEAYDLIKSMPFQPTHAIWGALLGACVIHENVELGEVAAKWLFELEPQNTGNYVLLGNIYSALGRWEDAENVRRLLNEVGLKKLPAQSAI
- the LOC116013403 gene encoding BAG family molecular chaperone regulator 8, chloroplastic yields the protein MASNLHHHHHCICHSSSAAPTACYYCSIPIPHHPPPPNLHSPPPCFNNPHHHPHFFDPSPNPPYNTQCLNQTGKSYVQELHHQRVDPQPVFSSLLRRIATLESSLRRRRRSVSSHSLRDTAARTIQTHFRAFLVRRSRTLRHLKELASIKSALNTLKSSAPNIDPQAVSHKAKNLLLQLGAIQDSDPMIRDGKNSITRELVKLIELIDVESYSLSSRIVKNGCAKSKSRVHVLQEMERMESIINKYLELRKSVEEEEEEEEEDDEEFESPRVSVVKKKSGVLRKGGLGKMNCGVNSKVNKGVSFAEDGDIFRYPRVNLKPVSDREADGVDGDGEVLVDGNEELIENLCRRVEDLGVSLKDVEVDEEAQLEDGGGSRGSSDAETEPNYRSRKEGKFGIRLDQGDNGTFVFSAPLPAKMEGRAGFANRHKTVRFAD